A region from the Serinibacter arcticus genome encodes:
- a CDS encoding DUF7134 domain-containing protein: MSTAPPGGDQHAAPPSSGQPLVVAPVDHQNAAALAPTTMESVDAWLARRGQTLDIVLASLALLVLGLSGVALGSASGSRIADATVVLASLGMPVAMAVRRRWPVGSAVAVNALALLHFAAGDTLLPVDLLIYGSVYSTTVHAPAGRVGSASPPRCSAAPWWPDC, from the coding sequence GTGAGCACAGCACCGCCCGGAGGCGACCAGCACGCAGCGCCGCCGTCGAGCGGTCAGCCGCTGGTGGTCGCCCCCGTCGACCACCAGAACGCCGCCGCCCTGGCCCCGACGACGATGGAGTCGGTCGACGCCTGGCTCGCGCGCCGCGGTCAGACCCTCGACATCGTCCTGGCCTCGCTCGCCCTGCTCGTCCTCGGGCTGTCGGGCGTGGCGCTCGGGTCCGCCTCGGGCTCCCGGATCGCCGACGCCACGGTGGTGCTGGCCAGCCTCGGGATGCCCGTGGCGATGGCGGTGCGCCGTCGTTGGCCCGTCGGGAGCGCCGTCGCCGTCAACGCCCTGGCGCTGCTGCACTTCGCCGCCGGCGACACCCTGCTGCCGGTGGACCTGCTGATCTACGGGTCGGTCTACTCCACGACCGTGCACGCCCCCGCTGGGCGAGTCGGGTCAGCCTCGCCTCCGCGCTGCTCGGCAGCGCCCTGGTGGCCGGACTGCTGA
- a CDS encoding L-aspartate oxidase: MSSSTRHERLLSTSVLVIGTGGAGLRASIELAERGVEVLAVGKRRKHDAHTTLAAGGINAALGTMDPEDSWEQHAADTLRESYFLADPAIVEHVTRGAAEGIGDLERWGMPFAREDDGRISQRFFGAHTYRRTAYAGDYTGLEIQRTLVRRATELQVRVIDTIYITRILVADGTVFGVYGFDIVDGAPVQIRADAVILAAGGHTRIWRYTSSRRDENTGDSFRLAALAGARLRDAELVQFHPSGLLEPDDAAGTLVSEAARGEGGVLRNADGERFMERYDPERMELSTRDRVALANYTEIAEGRGTKRGGVLLDVSHLPREQILDRLPRLYRTMIDLQMLDITEQPIEVAPTAHYSMGGVWVAPEDHSTGVEGLYAIGEASSGLHGANRLGGNSLIELLVYGRITGAAAADYVAQRSAVVRSQEAVGEARAEMTSLLEGTGRETPRRLQRAIRDLMTEHAGVVRSEDGLRRGLEQLGELEERELHVAAHPDIAGFDDLAHAFDLKGSLLAARATLESAIERRETRGCHNRSDFPETDEALRGSFLWAPGAGVTFEPAAPAPDSFRELAERTTDDAVAGKLVE; this comes from the coding sequence ATGTCCTCATCGACCCGGCACGAGCGCCTCCTGAGCACCTCCGTCCTCGTCATCGGTACCGGCGGCGCCGGTCTCCGCGCCTCGATCGAGCTCGCGGAACGCGGGGTCGAGGTGCTCGCCGTCGGGAAGCGACGCAAGCACGACGCCCACACGACGCTCGCCGCCGGCGGCATCAACGCCGCCCTCGGCACCATGGACCCCGAGGACTCCTGGGAGCAGCACGCCGCGGACACGCTGCGCGAGTCGTACTTCCTGGCCGACCCCGCGATCGTCGAGCACGTCACGCGCGGCGCCGCCGAGGGCATCGGCGACCTCGAGCGGTGGGGCATGCCGTTCGCCCGCGAGGACGACGGTCGGATCAGCCAGCGTTTCTTCGGCGCCCACACCTACCGCCGCACCGCCTACGCCGGCGACTACACGGGTCTGGAGATCCAGCGCACGCTCGTGCGCCGCGCGACCGAGCTGCAGGTGCGCGTCATCGACACCATCTACATCACCCGCATCCTCGTGGCCGACGGCACCGTGTTCGGCGTCTACGGCTTCGACATCGTGGACGGCGCGCCGGTGCAGATCCGCGCCGACGCCGTGATCCTCGCCGCCGGCGGGCACACCCGGATCTGGCGCTACACCTCCTCGCGCCGCGACGAGAACACGGGCGACTCCTTCCGGCTCGCCGCGCTGGCCGGTGCCCGGCTGCGGGACGCCGAGCTGGTCCAGTTCCACCCCTCGGGCCTGCTCGAGCCCGACGACGCCGCGGGCACGCTCGTCTCCGAGGCCGCGCGCGGCGAGGGCGGCGTGCTGCGCAACGCCGACGGCGAGCGCTTCATGGAGCGCTACGACCCGGAGCGCATGGAGCTGTCCACGCGCGACCGCGTGGCGCTGGCGAACTACACCGAGATCGCGGAGGGGCGGGGCACCAAGCGCGGCGGCGTGCTGCTGGACGTCTCCCACCTGCCGCGCGAGCAGATCCTCGACCGCCTGCCGCGGCTGTACCGCACGATGATCGACCTCCAGATGCTCGACATCACGGAGCAGCCGATCGAGGTCGCCCCCACCGCGCACTACTCGATGGGTGGCGTCTGGGTCGCCCCGGAGGACCACAGCACCGGGGTCGAGGGCCTCTACGCCATCGGCGAGGCCTCCTCCGGGCTGCACGGCGCGAACCGGCTGGGCGGCAACTCGCTCATCGAGCTGCTCGTCTACGGACGCATCACGGGCGCGGCCGCCGCCGACTACGTGGCCCAGCGCTCCGCCGTCGTGCGCAGCCAGGAGGCCGTCGGCGAGGCGCGCGCCGAGATGACGAGCCTGCTCGAGGGCACCGGGCGCGAGACGCCGCGTCGGCTGCAGCGCGCCATCCGGGACCTCATGACGGAGCACGCCGGCGTCGTCCGCTCCGAGGACGGGCTGCGGCGCGGCCTGGAGCAGCTCGGCGAGCTCGAGGAGCGCGAGCTGCACGTCGCGGCGCACCCCGACATCGCCGGGTTCGACGATCTCGCGCACGCGTTCGACCTCAAGGGGTCGCTGCTGGCGGCCCGCGCGACGCTGGAGAGCGCGATCGAGCGGCGCGAGACGCGCGGCTGCCACAACCGCTCCGACTTCCCCGAGACCGACGAGGCGCTGCGCGGCAGCTTCCTGTGGGCACCGGGCGCGGGCGTCACCTTCGAGCCGGCCGCGCCGGCCCCCGACTCCTTCCGCGAGCTCGCGGAGCGCACGACGGACGACGCCGTGGCGGGCAAGCTCGTCGAGTAG
- a CDS encoding sensor histidine kinase, with protein MAGLLTSSNGVSGSWVVSSVFVFVGVSAPAVVAWALGLLRTGTRQRRAAQRERVLRMATERTQQSVIAVAAERARIAREMHDVVAHSLSIVVAQADGGRYIAAQNPEAAAQVLETISTTGRSALRDMRRILGVLREGDANPTAPQPDAGGVDALVEQVRASGVSIELVRSGEPQDLPAGMGLAVYRICQEAMTNVMKHAGPVQRVRVRVDLAFHPGWLVVQVDDDGRGAATSSDGAGHGLVGMRERLALFGGTLQAGPRPGGGYRVNAAFPLPRAGGEHP; from the coding sequence GTGGCCGGACTGCTGACGAGCTCGAACGGCGTCAGCGGCTCGTGGGTCGTGTCCTCCGTCTTCGTCTTCGTCGGGGTGTCGGCCCCGGCCGTGGTCGCCTGGGCGCTGGGGCTGCTGCGGACCGGCACGCGGCAGCGGCGCGCGGCGCAGCGCGAGCGTGTGCTGCGGATGGCGACCGAGCGCACCCAGCAGTCGGTCATCGCCGTCGCCGCCGAGCGCGCACGGATCGCCCGCGAGATGCACGACGTCGTCGCCCACTCCCTGTCGATCGTCGTCGCCCAGGCCGACGGCGGCCGGTACATCGCCGCCCAGAACCCCGAGGCCGCGGCCCAGGTGCTGGAGACCATCTCGACCACGGGGCGGTCGGCGCTGCGGGACATGCGCCGGATCCTCGGGGTGCTGCGCGAGGGCGATGCCAACCCCACCGCCCCGCAGCCCGACGCCGGCGGCGTCGACGCGCTGGTGGAGCAGGTGCGCGCCTCGGGCGTGAGCATCGAGCTCGTCCGCAGCGGTGAGCCGCAGGACCTCCCGGCGGGGATGGGGCTGGCGGTCTACCGGATCTGCCAGGAGGCGATGACGAACGTGATGAAGCACGCGGGCCCCGTGCAGCGCGTGCGCGTCCGGGTCGACCTCGCCTTCCACCCGGGCTGGCTGGTGGTGCAGGTCGACGACGACGGACGCGGCGCCGCGACGTCGAGCGACGGCGCCGGGCACGGCCTCGTCGGGATGCGCGAGCGACTCGCGCTGTTCGGCGGCACGCTGCAGGCCGGGCCGCGCCCGGGCGGCGGCTACCGTGTGAACGCCGCGTTCCCGCTGCCCCGCGCGGGGGGCGAGCACCCGTAG
- a CDS encoding SOS response-associated peptidase, with the protein MCGRYAAFKEAQDLAQEFDVEVIEEAAAAYEASWNVAPTDGVRVVLDRAPKPGGSDGSTPDHVTRELHVARWALVPSWSKDLRGRGAPMFNARIETVADKPAFAKSLGARRCVVPADGYFEWRTQEAPDGGKPVKTPFFIHPADPGSLAFAGLYSWWRDPEKAEDDPDRWVLSTTILTQPARDGLEAIHDREPVVLPHESVASWLDPALTRAEDALAVLAVAPPALEWFEVSARVGSVRNNDPGLIQPA; encoded by the coding sequence ATGTGCGGACGGTACGCGGCCTTCAAGGAGGCCCAGGATCTGGCCCAGGAGTTCGACGTCGAGGTGATCGAGGAGGCCGCGGCGGCCTACGAGGCCTCGTGGAACGTCGCTCCGACGGACGGTGTGCGCGTCGTGCTCGACCGCGCGCCGAAGCCGGGCGGCTCCGACGGGTCGACTCCCGACCACGTGACGCGCGAGCTGCACGTCGCGCGCTGGGCGCTCGTGCCGTCCTGGTCGAAGGACCTGCGCGGCCGCGGCGCCCCGATGTTCAACGCCCGGATCGAGACGGTGGCGGACAAGCCGGCGTTCGCGAAGTCGCTGGGAGCGCGGCGCTGCGTCGTACCCGCCGACGGCTACTTCGAGTGGCGCACGCAGGAGGCGCCCGACGGCGGGAAGCCCGTCAAGACACCGTTCTTCATCCACCCCGCCGACCCGGGCTCGCTCGCGTTCGCCGGCCTGTACTCGTGGTGGCGCGACCCCGAGAAGGCCGAGGACGATCCGGACCGCTGGGTGCTGTCGACGACGATCCTCACGCAGCCCGCCCGGGACGGTCTCGAGGCCATCCACGACCGCGAGCCCGTCGTGCTGCCGCACGAGAGCGTCGCATCCTGGCTCGACCCCGCGCTCACCCGCGCCGAGGACGCGCTGGCCGTGCTCGCCGTCGCCCCGCCCGCGCTGGAGTGGTTCGAGGTCTCCGCACGGGTCGGCTCGGTCCGCAACAACGACCCCGGTCTGATCCAGCCCGCCTGA